TTATCCATGCCCTATCCTTCCGCCGCCCGGTTTCCCCACAACAAAGGGCTCCACATCCCGATCCCGTTGCGCAGCCCGTTGAAAGTCATCGCCCAGACGATGGCCGCCCTGCTGCTCGTGCTCGGGTTGGTCGGCTGCAAAAGCCTGCCGCGCGTGGTGCCCGACCTGGAGCGCCGCCCTCCGCCGGTGCGGCTGGAGGGCTCCCAGGGCCCGCTGTCGGCCGAGCGCAGTCGGGCCATCCTGGAACGCCTGCGCGCGAGCGGCCAGGGCAGCGACGTGCTGTCGCGCCACCTCGCGGTGGAGGAGGCTGTCGTCGGCAGCCCGCTGACGGTGGGCAACAAGGCGGTGCTACTGGAAGACGGCCCCGCCACCTACCGCGCGATGCTCGCGGCGATCGAGGCGGCCAAGGACCATATCCACCTGGAAACCTACATCCTGGACGACGACGACATCGGCCAGCAGTTCGCCAACGCCCTGATCGCCAAGCAGCGGCAAGGCGTTCAGGTGCTGCTGATCCACGACAGCGTGGGCACGCTGCGCACGCCCGACGCGTTCTTCCAGCGGCTCACGGACACGGGCATTCGGGTGCTGGAGTTCAACCCGCTCAATCCGGCGCTGGCGCGCACCACTTGGGAGCTCAACGAGCGCGACCACCGCAAGCTGCTCATCGTCGACGGGCGCATCGCGTTCCTCGGCGGTATCAACATCAGCGGGGTGTATTCCAGCGGGTCCTTCGCCTCAGGTGGCCGTAGCGGCACGGGCGACGGCAAGACGGATGACACACCCTGGCGCGATACGCATATCCAGTTGCAGGGACCGGTGGTGGCCGAATTCCAGAAGATGTTCCTCGACACCTGGAAAACCCAGAAGGGCGAGGCTTATACCGAGCGCGATTTCTACCCGACGCCAGATCTGGCCGGCCGCCATGTGGTGCGCGCCATCGCCAGTTCGCCTCAGGACAACTACAGCCAGATCTACGCCACGCTGCTGTCCGCGATCGGCAGCGCCGAATCGACGGTGTACCTGACCAACGCCTATTTCGCACCCGATCCGCAATTGCTCGAAGCCCTGCAGGATGCCGCGGCACGCGGCGTCGACGTGCGCCTGATCCTGCCCAGCAAGACCGACTCGTGGCTGATCTTTCATGCAGGGCGCAACTACTACACGCAGTTGCTCAAGGCGGGCGTGAAGATCTACGAACGACAGGGCGTGATCCTGCACACCAAGGCCGGCTTGATCGATGGCGTATGGTCCACCATCGGCTCGACCAACCTGGACTGGCGCAGCTTCCTGCACAACTACGAGGTGAACGCGGTGGTGCTGGGCACCGAGTTCGGTGATCAGCTGCAAAAGCTGTTCAACGCGGACCTGGCCGAGTCCAAACAGATCACCTTGCACGAGTGGACGCGCCGCGGACTGCTGCTGCGTGCCAAGGAGCTCTTTGCACGCGCCTGGGAATACTGGCTCTGAGAGGCTGAGAGTCTTTTTCTCATCCCCGCTCACCACCCCAAAAAAACGCTCAACCTCTGAGAACGCTCACCCGCCCGGCATGCGTGGCGCGGGGGGCGGCAAGGGCGAAGACAGAGGCGCCGCCGGTGGCGTGGGCTCCATCGGCGTGGAGGGCATCGGAGGCGGTGGCGCGGGCATGGGCGGCAAGGGCTCTTGCGTCACGAGTTCCCGGATGGTGCCGCCAGCGGCCACCGAGCCCGACACCTGGCCCTCACCGCGCGCCATGCGCTCGCAGCGCGCTTGGTCGGCCGGTGGATGCGCCTTGCAGCGCTGCAACGCGTTGCGCTCCAGTTCGGCAGCCGTTGGGCCGCGCAGGCCCTGGCGCAAGGCTTGCGCACGGTGGGCGCCGGCATCGCGCAGGCAACTGGTGCGGTCCTGGTTGGGGCTGAGCGCCTGGCAGGCGGCGCGGTCGCTTTTGTAGGCCGCTTCGATGGCCGCCTTCTCCGAGGGTGTGACGGCCCAGGCAGCGGGCAGGCAGACCGCGAAAACCGCCGTGGCCAGCCAGGTGCGCGAATGGACCGAGAAAGATGTTGACATGGTGTGACCTCCTGAAACGAAGTGGCGCCATGAAGGGTCGCCGCCTCTGGAAGTCCCATGCTAGGAAGGCCCGTGCAGGGCGTCTGTAGGCCCCGTCCGACCCGGGCCTCGGAGATTCACTCCCAGTGCAGCTCGAGCAGCTTCCAGCCGTCGCCCTCCAGGCGCCACTGCAGCCGCACGGCATAAGGCTGCGCGCGTTCGGGGATGAGGCCCTGAGCCCCGGTCACCACCACCTTCGCCTCGGTGTGGCCGACCTGCGAAGTACCGCTGTCGATGCGGCTGTTGCGCGAAACAGCCAGGATCTTGATGGTGGCGTAGCGCATGAAGGTCAAGGTCATGGTGCGCTGGGCCCATTCGCGGCCCATGCCCTCGCCAGCCTGGAAATTCGGGTGCAGCTGGTCCATGACCGCGCTGGCCTTCCTGGCCTCCAGGTTGTCTTGCAGTTGCTGCACGGCGGCATCGAGGGCGGTCTTGGGGTCGGTCTTGCCGCAACCGGCCAGGGACAGCGCCACCAACGCGAGAACACACAGGCGACGCAACGGGGAAGTGGCGGCAAGGAAACGCATGTCTTGAAAGTCCTTCACGATGCTCTCAGGCCACGAGATCGAGCACGAGCTCGGCGGGCCGGCACAGGCGCGCACCCTTGGACGTGACCACGATGGGCCGGTTCATCAGAATGGGATGGGCCAGCATCGCATCGACGAGTTGCGCGTCCGTGGCACCCGGTGCATCCAGCCCCAGCTCGACGAACAAGGGCTCCTTGCGGCGCACGATGTCGATCACGGCTTGGCCCGTGGCGGCAATGACCTGGAGCAGCGTGTCGCGCGAAGGTGGCGTCTTCAGGTACTCGATCACCTCGGGCTCGATGCCGCGCTCGCGCAGCAGCGCCAAGGTGTTGCGCGAGGTGCCGCACCGGGGGTTGTGGTAGATCGTGACCGGACGGTTCATGTTCGCTTTCTCGCAGACAGGAGGAGGGAAAAGTTCAGAGCATAGGCCGCATCGCGCGCGCCGTGTCCTGCAGCACCGGCAGGATGCGCTTGACCGCGACCTCGGTCGACTCGTTGTTCATCGGCATGGTCACGCTCAACGCGCCCAGCAGCGCGTCGTTGTGGTCGTACAGCGGCACGGCAATGCCGCGGAAGTTCACCTCCAGCTGCTGCTCGGAAATCGCCCATCCCCGTTCGCGTGTATGGGCGATCGACTGGCGCAACACGTCCTTGTCGATCACGGAGTGGGAGGTGAAAGGGCGCAAGATCTGGCGCTGGAGCCAGGGATCCGAAAAGGCGCTGCCCATTGCGCCCAGAATCGCCAGGCCCGCGGCCGTCAGGTGCGCCTGCACGCGCGAACCCAGCATGTAACCGGTGTTGAAGTGGCGGTGGGTGCCACTGCGCGCGATGTACACGACTTCGTCACGGGCCAGCACCGCGGCAAACGCGGTCTCGCCCGTGCCGGCGGTCACGCGCTGCAGGTAGGGCTGCACGGCGCGCGGCAGACGCGCCGACTCCAGATAGGCCTGGCCCAGGCGCAGGATGCGGGGTGCCAGCCAGTACAGCTTGCCATCGGTGTCCATGTAGCCCATGTGCGCCAGCGTGAGCAAGTGGCGCCGAGCCGCCGTGCGCGTCATGCCACAGCGCGCGGCGACCTGGGTGGCCGTCAGGCGCGGGTGCTCGGCATCGAACACCTCGATGATCGACAAGCCCTTCTCCAGCCCGGCGATCCAGTCGCGGCGGTCCAGCTCGGCGCCGCCTCCGGGGGTTGCCATAGCGGAAATCAAAGGTCGGGATGCGCCCATGGCGTGCGATGATCGTTCACATTGGATCAATGATCGTAACGTCCTGAGCAACGGCATCGCGATTGCCGCCGCGCACTGGCCTATATTTCCTTCACCCTTCCCAAGAACCGTGGAGACCCGTGATGAGTGATTTCCTGCTCAACCCGCAGGCAGACCGAGAACCCTTGCAGGCCTCGTTCAGCGATGCGGCCAACCCGCTGGGCCTGGACGGCATCGAATTCATCGAATACGCCACCGCCAAGCCCCAGGCCCTGGGTCAGGTGCTGGAGACGATGGGCTTTCGCCCGGTGGCGCGGCACCGCTCGCGCGAGGTGCTGCTGTACCGCCAGGGCGGCCTCAACATCGTGGTGAACGCCAACCCGGTGGACGCGCTGGGCGCGGGCCACGGCAGCGAGACGCCGGCCATCTCGGCCATGGCGCTGCGCGTGCGCGACGCGCGCGCCGCTTACCACTATGTGCTGGAGCGCGGTGCCTGGGCGGTGCCGACACATGCCGAGGTCATGGAGCTCAACATTCCGGCGATCCATGGCGCGGGCGGCAGCCGCATCTACTTCGTGGACCGCTACCAGGAGTTCTCGATCTACGACGTGGACTTCGTGCCCATTCCCTCGGTGGACCAACGCCCGCCAGCCACCGCGGGCATCCACTTCTTCGGTGTCGTGCAATACATCGGGCCAGGCCGCAGCAACGACTGGATCGCGTTCTACAACGAGCTCTTCGGCACCGAGCTGATTCCCGACGAGCAGCGCTTCGGCATCATGCCCAAGGGCACCTTGCTGCGCACGCCCTCGGTGAACCCCGCGCAAAGCTTCATGCTGCAGCTGATCGAGCCCGAGGTGAACGTGGTCGACGTCGACGAGCGCCTGCAGCGCATCGGCCTGGGCGTGCCCGATGTGCTCGAAGCGGTGAAAGCCCTGCGCGCGCTGGGGGTGGAGTTCGTCGAGACCCAGGCAGCCCATACCGAACAGCGCGGCGCGATCAGCAAGACCTACCTGGGCTCGGTGGTGTTCGAGCTGGTCCACAGCGAAAAGGCTTGACGCCATGGCCACACCGAACCGCGCCGAGATCGAAGCCCTGAGCGGCTTCGGCATGGACACCATCACCCTTGCCGGTCCACTGGAAGCGAAGCTCGCGGCCATGCGCGAGGCCGGGTTCACGCAGGTCATGCTCAAGGCCAACGACCTCGTCGGCCACCCCGGTGGACTGAACGCCGCTGTGCAGGCCGTGAAAGACAGCGGCCTTCGCGGCACGGGCTTTCAGGTGCTGCGCGATTTCGAAGGTCTGTCCGGCCACCTGCACCACTACAAGATCGACATCGCCAAGAGCATGCTGGAGATGTGCGCGGCGCTGGGCTGCGAGGTCTTGCTCGCGTGCTCCTCGACGTCGGTGCACGCCACGCAAGACCTCGACCACATCGCGCGCGACCTGCGCAAGCTCGCCATGCTGGCCATTCCCTTCGGCATCCGCATCGCCTACGAAGGCTTGTCCTGGGGGCGCACCGTCAACGAATTCACCACCGCGTGGGACGTGGTCTGCCGCGCCGACTGCCCCAACCTGGGGTTGGGCATCGACTCGTTCCACATCTTCGCGGCCAAGACGTCGCTGGAAGAAATCGACTACCTCGACCCCTCAAAAATCTTTCTGGTGCAGCTGGCCGACTTCATGTGGCAAGAGACCCGGACGTTCGAAGAACGCATGACCACCGCGCGCACCTTCCGCGTCTTCCCCGGCGAGGGCGTGCACAGCGAGCAGCTCGCCGAACTGGTGCTCAAGCTCGACGCGCTCGGTTACGCGGGGGACTACAGCTTCGAAGTCTTCAATGACGACTACCAGCAGATGCCCCTGCCCATGGTCGCCGAACGTGCGCGCCGCTCCGCGCTCTGGCTGGCCGAGGACGTGATGCGTCGATCAATGCCGCTGCCCAACCAGATGCGGTTGAAGACGGCTCGCGGCTGACCGGTCAGGCCGGCAGCATCGGGCCAGACTCTGCGGGCAAGGTCCACCAGAAGCGCGCGCCCTGTCCTGGCTCGCAAGCCGCACCCACCGAGCCACCATGCCACTCGACCACGCGCTTGACCACCGTCAGGCCCAGGCCCGTGCCCCCGACCTTGCGCTCGTCCAGGCGCGAGAACGGCTGGAACAATTCGCCCGACTTGGCCGGGTCGAAGCCTGGACCGTTGTCCGACACCGTGAAGCGCCAGAATGGCCCTTCGCGGGCCACATCGAGCTGCACACGCAAGCCGCCGTCACCGGCGCCGAACTTCAGGGCATTGCCCACGAGGTTCATCACCACATGCTGCATGAGGCTCGCTTCTGCCTGCACCACCGGCATGGGGTGCGCGCTTACCGCCTGTGCCGCTTGCGGATACTGCAAAGCCAACGAACCCAGGCACTCCTGCACCAGGGCCTGCATGTCCACTGGCGAGAGTTCGGGTGGACCGTGGTCCACGCGGGCGAGGTTGAGCAGGTTGTTGACCATGGTCGAGGCGCGCATCGCCTCGATGCGGATTCTCTCCAGACAATGTTGCGCGTCGGCCGGACGACCCGCGTGGTATTCCGCCAGCGCCGCCTCGGCCAGGCCTGCGGTGTTGCGCAACGGACCGCTCAAGTCGTGCGACACCATGCCGGCAAACGAACGCAGGCCCCGCACCATTTCTTCCAGTTGCTGCGTGCGACTGCGCACGCTGTCTTCCAGCGAGTCGGTCAGCTGCTGCAAGGCCTGCTCGGCCTTCACGCGCTCCCGAAGTTCGCGCGCGATGACTTTCGATTCGCGTTGCTGGATCAGGGTCATGACGAACACGTACGCGATGCTGATGGGCAAGGGCGTGAGTTTGCGGAAGTTCAGCAACCCCATGTCGGTGGCCATGGCGACCACCAGCAGCAGCGGATACCCGAGAAACAGCACCGCCAGCACGATCTGCCCGGTCCAGCGCTCGCGCCACCACACCGAGACCAGCCAGATGGATGTCGCTACGAAGATCGCGGCAATCGTCATCGGACCGGCGAAAGCCCAGCCGTTCAGCAGCACGCTCATGGCCAACACCATCAGCGGCGCGCACACCACGACGGACAGGAACACCTGCAGCGGCGACACCTTCTGCTGCCGCGAGAAACTGGCGTTCAGCCCGGCCAGCATGGCCGCCATCGCCAACAGCCCCAACAAGGAACCCACCGGGCCGGCCGCGTCGTCA
The sequence above is a segment of the Hydrogenophaga sp. BPS33 genome. Coding sequences within it:
- the cls gene encoding cardiolipin synthase, translating into MPYPSAARFPHNKGLHIPIPLRSPLKVIAQTMAALLLVLGLVGCKSLPRVVPDLERRPPPVRLEGSQGPLSAERSRAILERLRASGQGSDVLSRHLAVEEAVVGSPLTVGNKAVLLEDGPATYRAMLAAIEAAKDHIHLETYILDDDDIGQQFANALIAKQRQGVQVLLIHDSVGTLRTPDAFFQRLTDTGIRVLEFNPLNPALARTTWELNERDHRKLLIVDGRIAFLGGINISGVYSSGSFASGGRSGTGDGKTDDTPWRDTHIQLQGPVVAEFQKMFLDTWKTQKGEAYTERDFYPTPDLAGRHVVRAIASSPQDNYSQIYATLLSAIGSAESTVYLTNAYFAPDPQLLEALQDAAARGVDVRLILPSKTDSWLIFHAGRNYYTQLLKAGVKIYERQGVILHTKAGLIDGVWSTIGSTNLDWRSFLHNYEVNAVVLGTEFGDQLQKLFNADLAESKQITLHEWTRRGLLLRAKELFARAWEYWL
- a CDS encoding 4-hydroxyphenylpyruvate dioxygenase; its protein translation is MSDFLLNPQADREPLQASFSDAANPLGLDGIEFIEYATAKPQALGQVLETMGFRPVARHRSREVLLYRQGGLNIVVNANPVDALGAGHGSETPAISAMALRVRDARAAYHYVLERGAWAVPTHAEVMELNIPAIHGAGGSRIYFVDRYQEFSIYDVDFVPIPSVDQRPPATAGIHFFGVVQYIGPGRSNDWIAFYNELFGTELIPDEQRFGIMPKGTLLRTPSVNPAQSFMLQLIEPEVNVVDVDERLQRIGLGVPDVLEAVKALRALGVEFVETQAAHTEQRGAISKTYLGSVVFELVHSEKA
- the arsC gene encoding arsenate reductase (glutaredoxin) (This arsenate reductase requires both glutathione and glutaredoxin to convert arsenate to arsenite, after which the efflux transporter formed by ArsA and ArsB can extrude the arsenite from the cell, providing resistance.); this translates as MNRPVTIYHNPRCGTSRNTLALLRERGIEPEVIEYLKTPPSRDTLLQVIAATGQAVIDIVRRKEPLFVELGLDAPGATDAQLVDAMLAHPILMNRPIVVTSKGARLCRPAELVLDLVA
- a CDS encoding IclR family transcriptional regulator domain-containing protein; its protein translation is MATPGGGAELDRRDWIAGLEKGLSIIEVFDAEHPRLTATQVAARCGMTRTAARRHLLTLAHMGYMDTDGKLYWLAPRILRLGQAYLESARLPRAVQPYLQRVTAGTGETAFAAVLARDEVVYIARSGTHRHFNTGYMLGSRVQAHLTAAGLAILGAMGSAFSDPWLQRQILRPFTSHSVIDKDVLRQSIAHTRERGWAISEQQLEVNFRGIAVPLYDHNDALLGALSVTMPMNNESTEVAVKRILPVLQDTARAMRPML
- a CDS encoding sensor histidine kinase → MTLSVLQFFIDIRILSAILIAMLGATFLAYASARSWPYVKWLAGSAVLFGTTQCSIGSLVALGWLSDDAAGPVGSLLGLLAMAAMLAGLNASFSRQQKVSPLQVFLSVVVCAPLMVLAMSVLLNGWAFAGPMTIAAIFVATSIWLVSVWWRERWTGQIVLAVLFLGYPLLLVVAMATDMGLLNFRKLTPLPISIAYVFVMTLIQQRESKVIARELRERVKAEQALQQLTDSLEDSVRSRTQQLEEMVRGLRSFAGMVSHDLSGPLRNTAGLAEAALAEYHAGRPADAQHCLERIRIEAMRASTMVNNLLNLARVDHGPPELSPVDMQALVQECLGSLALQYPQAAQAVSAHPMPVVQAEASLMQHVVMNLVGNALKFGAGDGGLRVQLDVAREGPFWRFTVSDNGPGFDPAKSGELFQPFSRLDERKVGGTGLGLTVVKRVVEWHGGSVGAACEPGQGARFWWTLPAESGPMLPA
- a CDS encoding sugar phosphate isomerase/epimerase family protein, translated to MATPNRAEIEALSGFGMDTITLAGPLEAKLAAMREAGFTQVMLKANDLVGHPGGLNAAVQAVKDSGLRGTGFQVLRDFEGLSGHLHHYKIDIAKSMLEMCAALGCEVLLACSSTSVHATQDLDHIARDLRKLAMLAIPFGIRIAYEGLSWGRTVNEFTTAWDVVCRADCPNLGLGIDSFHIFAAKTSLEEIDYLDPSKIFLVQLADFMWQETRTFEERMTTARTFRVFPGEGVHSEQLAELVLKLDALGYAGDYSFEVFNDDYQQMPLPMVAERARRSALWLAEDVMRRSMPLPNQMRLKTARG